From one Lotus japonicus ecotype B-129 chromosome 3, LjGifu_v1.2 genomic stretch:
- the LOC130749337 gene encoding uncharacterized protein LOC130749337 isoform X2 codes for MELPPPPPPPPPSSHSNFFTPQMHDPIFFLLFASLSLTFFLSFSLYKRFSKHPTEENKQNRHKDGLTRPENSDPVRSVLMGGALPSDSDDPDSSPRGKKKKRKAKKKRVNSGAEEKNESADPGSDSGVRFETACLYPFTSSSSAMQRKIKQQYDELVKSNDSKKLTLAQVVQFANSLVDARDELQHKADAIQRKFIITKALLCKANRSSFDRLHQQIYKLELEQKRLEEDAFVYNSLQQQLKLSPAYQKMLELGACMEKEKSCGHGDNRDDEFAEISFEELLAQEKKDSFWQKNGKSRLCSS; via the exons atggaacttccaccaccaccaccaccaccaccaccttcttctCATTCTAACTTCTTCACTCCTCAAATGCACGACcccattttcttcctcctctttgcatccctctctctcacctttttcctctccttctctctctACAAACGCTTCTCAAAACACCCAACTgaagaaaacaaacaaaaccGCCACAAAGATGGTTTAACCCGACCCGAAAATTCCGACCCGGTCCGATCGGTTCTGATGGGTGGTGCTCTGCCCTCTGATTCCGATGACCCGGATTCGAGTCCgcgagggaagaagaagaagaggaaggcgaagaagaagagagtgaaTTCCGGAGCTGAAGAGAAGAATGAGAGTGCGGATCCGGGTTCGGATTCGGGTGTTCGGTTTGAAACCGCTTGCTTGTACCCGTTTACGTCTTCTAGTAGCGCTATGCAGAGGAAGATCAAACAGCAGTACGATGAGCTTGTCAAAAGCAATGATTCGAAGAAATTGACACTGGCACAG GTTGTACAGTTTGCTAATAGTTTGGTTGATGCTAGGGATGAGCTACAACACAA GGCTGATGCGATCCAACGTAAGTTTATAATAACAAAGGCTTTACTATGCAAGGCAAACAGATCTTCTTTTGACCGCCTTCATCAACAG ATATACAAGCTGGAATTAGAGCAAAAACGATTAGAGGAAGATGCTTTTGTTTATAACTCGCTTCAACAACAACTCAAACTCTCACCGGCATACCAGAAG ATGCTTGAACTTGGGGCTTGCATGGAGAAGGAAAAATCGTGTGGACATGGAGATAACAGAGACGATGAATTTGCTGAAATCTCCTTTGAAGAATTATTAGCACAAGAGAAGAAGGATTCATTTTG GCAAAAAAATGGGAAATCAAGACTATGCTCAAGTTAA
- the LOC130745740 gene encoding beta-galactosidase 1-like produces the protein MFMSFFKQLMAMQNVLLLLLLLACSLIGSATASVSYDSKAITINGQRRILISGSIHYPRSTPEMWPDLIQKAKEGGLDVIQTYVFWNGHEPSPGQYYFEGNYDLVKFIKLVQQAGLYVNLRIGPYVCAEWNFGGFPVWLKYIPGISFRTDNGPFKFQMQKFTEKIVDMMKAERLYESQGGPIILSQIENEYGPEEYEIGAAGKTYTKWAADMALGLGTGVPWIMCKQDDAPDPIINTCNGFYCDYFSPNKDYKPKMWTEAWTGWYTEFGGPVPYRPAEDLAFSVARFIQKGGSFVNYYMYHGGTNFGRTAGGPFIATSYDYDAPLDEYGLLRQPKWGHLKDLHRAIKLSEPALVSGDPTVTRIGNYQEAHVFKSNSGACAAFLANYNPKSYATVAFGNMHYNLPPWSISILPDCKNTVYNTARVGSQRAQMKMTNVPIHGGLSWQGFTEETASTDDSSFTVTGLLEQLNTTRDLSDYLWYSTDVVIDPNEEFLRNGKNPVLTVLSAGHAMHVFINGQLSGTLYGSLEFPKLTFSESVMLRPGVNKISLLSVAVGLPNVGPHFETWNAGVLGPITLNGLNEGRRDLTWQKWSYKVGLKGETLSLHSLGGSSSVEWVQGSLIVQRQQLTWFKTTFDAPDGVAPLALDMGSMGKGQVWLNGQSLGRYWPAYKASGTCNNCDYAGTYNENKCRSNCGEASQRWYHVPHSWLKPTGNLLVVFEELGGDPNGIVLVRRDIDSVYADIYEWQPNVISYQVQASGKSSKPVRPKAHLSCGPGQKISSIKFASFGTPVGSCGNFQEGSCHAHKSYDALKRNCVGQNFCKVTVSPDNFGGDPCPNVMKKLSVEAICS, from the exons ATGTTCATGAGCTTCTTCAAGCAGCTCATGGCAATGCAGAATGTACTTCTGCTGCTACTCCTTCTGGCATGTTCTTTGATAGGTTCTGCTACAGCCTCTGTGTCCTATGACTCCAAAGCTATCACCATTAATGGCCAGAGAAGAATACTCATTTCTGGATCCATTCACTATCCAAGAAGCACCCCTGAG ATGTGGCCAGATCTTATCCAGAAGGCCAAGGAAGGAGGTTTGGATGTGATTCAGACCTATGTTTTCTGGAATGGGCATGAACCTTCACCTGGCCAA TATTATTTTGAAGGGAACTATGATCTGGTGAAGTTCATAAAGTTGGTGCAGCAAGCAGGCCTCTATGTTAATCTAAGGATTGGTCCTTATGTCTGTGCTGAGTGGAACTTTGG GGGCTTCCCTGTTTGGCTTAAGTACATTCCAGGTATTAGCTTCAGAACAGACAATGGCCCATTTAAG TTTCAAATGCAAAAATTTACCGAGAAGATTGTCGATATGATGAAAGCAGAGAGGTTATATGAGTCTCAGGGAGGTCCAATAATTCTTTCCCAG ATTGAAAATGAATATGGACCTGAGGAGTATGAAATTGGTGCTGCTGGTAAAACCTATACTAAGTGGGCAGCAGATATGGCTCTAGGACTTGGTACTGGGGTTCCATGGATCATGTGCAAGCAAGATGATGCTCCTGATCCTATT ATTAACACCTGCAATGGCTTCTATTGTGATTATTTCTCTCCAAACAAGGATTACAAACCAAAGATGTGGACAGAAGCTTGGACTGGCTG GTATACTGAGTTTGGAGGTCCCGTTCCTTATCGACCTGCTGAAGACTTGGCATTTTCAGTTGCAAGGTTTATACAGAAAGGGGGATCATTTGTCAATTATTACATG TACCATGGGGGAACAAATTTTGGTCGAACTGCCGGTGGTCCCTTCATCGCTACAAGCTATGATTATGATGCACCTCTTGATGAATATG GATTGCTCAGGCAACCAAAGTGGGGTCATCTGAAGGATTTACACAGAGCAATAAAACTTTCTGAACCTGCATTAGTATCAGGAGATCCGACTGTAACACGGATTGGAAACTATCAAGAG GCTCATGTCTTCAAATCAAACTCGGGAGCCTGTGCTGCGTTTCTAGCAAACTATAACCCAAAATCTTATGCAACAGTGGCATTTGGGAATATGCATTACAACTTGCCTCCTTGGTCTATAAGCATTCTTCCCGACTGCAAGAACACCGTTTATAACACTGCAAGG GTTGGTTCCCAGAGAGCCCAGATGAAGATGACCAATGTTCCTATTCATGGTGGACTCTCTTGGCAAGGGTTCACTGAAGAAACAGCCTCGACTGATGACAGTTCCTTCACTGTGACTGGCCTATTAGAGCAGTTAAATACAACAAGAGATTTATCCGACTACTTGTGGTACTCCACGGA TGTCGTGATTGACCCCAATGAAGAATTTTTGAGGAATGGAAAGAATCCTGTTCTTACAGTGTTATCTGCTGGGCATGCTATGCATGTTTTTATCAATGGCCAGCTATCAG GAACTCTATACGGAAGCTTAGAATTTCCCAAACTGACATTTAGCGAGAGTGTGATGCTCAGACCTGGTGTTAACAAAATCTCTCTTTTAAGCGTTGCAGTTGGACTCCCG AATGTTGGCCCTCATTTTGAGACATGGAATGCTGGTGTTCTTGGTCCAATTACATTAAACGGTCTCAATGAGGGGAGAAGGGACTTGACTTGGCAGAAATGGTCTTACAAG GTTGGTCTTAAAGGTGAAACCCTGAGTCTTCATTCTCTCGGTGGAAGTTCGTCAGTGGAGTGGGTTCAGGGGTCTTTAATTGTTCAGAGGCAGCAATTGACTTGGTTCAAA ACTACTTTCGATGCCCCGGATGGAGTTGCACCATTGGCTTTAGACATGGGTAGCATGGGCAAGGGTCAAGTGTGGTTAAATGGACAGAGTCTTGGCCGCTACTGGCCTGCTTATAAAGCATCTGGTACCTGTAATAACTGTGACTATGCTGGAACGTACAATGAGAATAAATGCAGAAGTAACTGCGGCGAGGCTTCCCAAAGATG GTATCATGTTCCTCATTCATGGCTGAAGCCAACTGGGAATTTATTGGTTGTGTTTGAAGAATTGGGTGGAGATCCCAATGGGATCGTTTTGGTTAGACGCGATATAGATAGTGTGTATGCTGATATTTATGAATGGCAGCCAAATGTTATTAGTTATCAGGTGCAAGCTTCTGGCAAATCTAGCAAACCAGTGAGACCAAAAGCACATTTATCATGTGGCCCTGGACAAAAAATCTCATCAATCAAATTTGCTAGTTTTGGTACTCCGGTTGGGTCTTGTGGAAACTTCCAAGAAGGAAGCTGCCATGCTCACAAGTCTTATGATGCCTTAAAAAGG AATTGTGTTGGACAGAACTTTTGCAAAGTAACAGTGTCGCCTGATAATTTCGGAGGAGATCCATGTCCAAATGTCATGAAGAAACTCTCAGTGGAGGCCATTTGTTCCTGA
- the LOC130749337 gene encoding uncharacterized protein LOC130749337 isoform X1, which translates to MELPPPPPPPPPSSHSNFFTPQMHDPIFFLLFASLSLTFFLSFSLYKRFSKHPTEENKQNRHKDGLTRPENSDPVRSVLMGGALPSDSDDPDSSPRGKKKKRKAKKKRVNSGAEEKNESADPGSDSGVRFETACLYPFTSSSSAMQRKIKQQYDELVKSNDSKKLTLAQVVQFANSLVDARDELQHKADAIQRKFIITKALLCKANRSSFDRLHQQIYKLELEQKRLEEDAFVYNSLQQQLKLSPAYQKMLELGACMEKEKSCGHGDNRDDEFAEISFEELLAQEKKDSFWLVLCCSFAPFFLKFVTSWSLFSLLFSHLGEERLSYNSPITTFFCICTGKKMGNQDYAQVNNILVLLTVN; encoded by the exons atggaacttccaccaccaccaccaccaccaccaccttcttctCATTCTAACTTCTTCACTCCTCAAATGCACGACcccattttcttcctcctctttgcatccctctctctcacctttttcctctccttctctctctACAAACGCTTCTCAAAACACCCAACTgaagaaaacaaacaaaaccGCCACAAAGATGGTTTAACCCGACCCGAAAATTCCGACCCGGTCCGATCGGTTCTGATGGGTGGTGCTCTGCCCTCTGATTCCGATGACCCGGATTCGAGTCCgcgagggaagaagaagaagaggaaggcgaagaagaagagagtgaaTTCCGGAGCTGAAGAGAAGAATGAGAGTGCGGATCCGGGTTCGGATTCGGGTGTTCGGTTTGAAACCGCTTGCTTGTACCCGTTTACGTCTTCTAGTAGCGCTATGCAGAGGAAGATCAAACAGCAGTACGATGAGCTTGTCAAAAGCAATGATTCGAAGAAATTGACACTGGCACAG GTTGTACAGTTTGCTAATAGTTTGGTTGATGCTAGGGATGAGCTACAACACAA GGCTGATGCGATCCAACGTAAGTTTATAATAACAAAGGCTTTACTATGCAAGGCAAACAGATCTTCTTTTGACCGCCTTCATCAACAG ATATACAAGCTGGAATTAGAGCAAAAACGATTAGAGGAAGATGCTTTTGTTTATAACTCGCTTCAACAACAACTCAAACTCTCACCGGCATACCAGAAG ATGCTTGAACTTGGGGCTTGCATGGAGAAGGAAAAATCGTGTGGACATGGAGATAACAGAGACGATGAATTTGCTGAAATCTCCTTTGAAGAATTATTAGCACAAGAGAAGAAGGATTCATTTTGGTTAGTTTTATGTTGTTCTTTCGCTCCGTTTTTTCTTAAGTTTGTAACTTCATGGAGCCTCTTTTCACTTTTGTTTTCTCATCTTGGAGAGGAAAGGTTGTCTTACAACTCGCCAATAACCACTTTTTTCTGTATTTGCACAGGCAAAAAAATGGGAAATCAAGACTATGCTCAAGTTAATAACATACTAGTTTTGCTAACTGTAAACTGA
- the LOC130742528 gene encoding uncharacterized protein LOC130742528, which produces MNMKSPRTVKEVQQLAGRMAAIGRFLPKVALRALPLYTLLKKGATFEWSAEADAAFTQLKEILSSPPILASPKPGETLYLYLAVREKAVSSVLIREEEGVQLPVYFVSRSLKGAELRYKMLEKVALTLLTTARRLRRYFQAHRIVVRTDQPVRQVLHKPDLAGRMVSWSIELSEHDIRYEPRRAIKAQVLADFLVELTDEEEPPAETTWVVNVDGSSNKEGGGAGIVLQSSTGMVVEQSLRFNFPTTNNQAEYEACIAGLVTARDLGAKEILVCCDSLLVVSQAKGEAQAKDPILEQYLAHLKRLASTFTKVEFRYVPRAQNDRADTLAKLASTGKPGLNGTVIQGTLALPYVADPDRPTGQVMMSIGSEEDWRTPIIKYLRSGWLPEGKTEAKKLVRCASWYTMVNDDLFKRGFSTPLLKCLPKDRAAYVLAEIHEGSCGHHPGGRSLARKVLRAGYYWPTLEKDAAEHVKQCDPCQRHADLHNAHPARLSSLVSPWPFHQWGMDLLGPFDTAPGQLKYLVVAVDYYTKWIEAEPLATITTARVQRFFYKNVISRFGVPGVLVTDNGTQFTSKGFRDLLDGLHIKQRFTSVEHPQTNGQAESANRVILRGLRKRLGSAKGDWAEQLDHVLWAYRTTPHSTTGESPYRLNFGTEAVIPAKIGEPSARTAGFDPSQNDQLIEEDLDLLAERRAVANCRELIAKQQAAIRYNKKTVLRSFTAGDLVLRKASVGARSTERGKLAANWEGPYRVVEATGTGAYKLETLAGKEIPRTWNATNLRRYYS; this is translated from the coding sequence ATGAATATGAAGAGCCCGCGGACGGTCAAAGAAGTCCAACAGCTGGCTGGTCGCATGGCTGCGATCGGCCGATTTTTGCCAAAGGTTGCTCTCCGGGCCCTACCTCTTTACACCCTCCTGAAAAAGGGAGCAACTTTTGAGTGGTCGGCGGAGGCCGACGCAGCATTCACTCAGCTGAAAGAGATCCTCTCTTCCCCACCTATTCTGGCTAGCCCTAAACCAGGAGAGACACTATACCTATACCTGGCCGTGCGGGAAAAAGCAGTGAGCTCTGTCCTAATCAGAGAAGAGGAAGGAGTCCAACTACCGGTCTATTTTGTTAGCCGTTCACTGAAGGGTGCGGAGCTCAGGTATAAGATGCTGGAGAAAGTGGCACTGACCCTACTGACCACGGCGCGGCGACTAAGGAGGTACTTTCAAGCTCATCGCATCGTGGTGCGAACCGATCAGCCGGTCCGACAAGTCCTTCATAAACCCGACCTAGCCGGTCGGATGGTTAGCTGGTCCATCGAGCTATCCGAGCATGACATCCGCTACGAGCCCAGAAGAGCCATTAAAGCACAAGTCCTAGCAGACTTCTTGGTCGAACTCACCGATGAGGAAGAGCCCCCTGCCGAGACTACCTGGGTGGTCAACGTAGATGGCTCGAGCAACAAGGAAGGCGGCGGGGCTGGGATCGTATTGCAAAGTAGCACCGGGATGGTGGTCGAACAATCCCTCCGCTTTAACTTCCCAACCACAAACAACCAGGCCGAGTATGAGGCCTGCATCGCGGGACTAGTCACAGCTCGAGACCTGGGAGCTAAGGAGATACTTGTCTGCTGCGACTCACTTCTGGTCGTCTCACAGGCAAAGGGGGAGGCTCAAGCTAAGGATCCCATCCTGGAGCAGTATTTGGCCCACTTGAAGCGACTGGCTTCAACCTTCACCAAGGTAGAGTTCCGCTACGTCCCCAGAGCCCAAAATGATCGCGCAGACACCTTGGCCAAACTAGCCAGCACTGGAAAACCAGGCCTGAACGGGACAGTCATCCAAGGGACCCTGGCCCTCCCCTATGTTGCGGACCCTGATCGTCCAACGGGGCAGGTTATGATGTCGATCGGTTCCGAGGAAGACTGGAGGACCCCGATCATCAAATATCTCAGATCTGGGTGGCTGCCCGAGGGAAAGACTGAAGCCAAGAAGCTGGTTAGGTGTGCCTCCTGGTACACCATGGTTAATGATGACCTCTTCAAGCGGGGGTTCTCCACCCCCCTCCTCAAATGCTTGCCCAAGGACAGAGCAGCCTATGTCTTAGCAGAGATCCACGAGGGCAGCTGCGGCCACCATCCGGGTGGACGCTCCCTTGCCCGAAAGGTACTCCGAGCCGGCTATTACTGGCCAACCCTAGAGAAAGACGCTGCGGAGCATGTTAAGCAGTGTGACCCCTGCCAGAGGCACGCTGATCTGCACAACGCTCATCCTGCCCGTCTTTCCTCTCTAGTTAGTCCTTGGCCTTTCCACCAGTGGGGCATGGATTTATTGGGCCCGTTCGACACGGCACCCGGCCAACTCAAGTACTTGGTGGTAGCAGTGGATTACTACACCAAGTGGATCGAGGCCGAGCCACTAGCAACGATCACCACAGCTCGAGTGCAACGCTTCTTCTACAAGAACGTCATCAGTAGGTTCGGAGTCCCCGGAGTCCTGGTCACAGACAATGGAACCCAGTTTACCTCTAAGGGGTTTAGGGACCTCTTGGACGGGCTGCACATCAAGCAACGATTCACCTCCGTCGAGCACCCCCAGACAAACGGGCAGGCAGAGTCGGCCAACAGGGTCATTCTCCGAGGCCTCCGGAAGAGATTGGGGAGCGCCAAGGGCGACTGGGCCGAACAGCTCGATCACGTCCTGTGGGCATACCGTACCACTCCGCACTCGACTACGGGGGAAAGCCCTTACCGCCTCAACTTTGGCACAGAAGCGGTGATTCCTGCTAAAATAGGGGAACCGAGCGCTCGAACAGCGGGTTTCGACCCCAGCCAGAACGATCAGCTCATAGAGGAAGACCTCGACCTACTGGCTGAAAGGAGAGCGGTGGCCAACTGCAGAGAGCTGATCGCAAAGCAGCAGGCAGCCATTCGCTACAACAAGAAAACAGTTCTCCGCTCCTTTACCGCAGGAGACTTGGTCCTCCGGAAGGCCAGCGTCGGAGCACGATCAACCGAACGGGGAAAGCTAGCGGCCAACTGGGAAGGCCCCTACAGGGTGGTCGAAGCAACCGGCACGGGAGCATACAAACTGGAAACTCTAGCAGGAAAGGAAATCCCTCGTACATGGAACGCAACCAACCTGAGAAGATACTATAGTTAA
- the LOC130749006 gene encoding oxygen-dependent coproporphyrinogen-III oxidase, chloroplastic-like gives MASCACAATIVSSPSYAIPLFTSPSSSSSSPTTTKFLTKQRWKTPLIETKTMRSKKSVVRATVSIEKETPEAERPETFLRGGDAATAAESLSVRARFEKMIREAQDSVCDAIEAADGGGKFKEDVWSRPGGGGGISRVLQDGVVWEKAGVNVSVVYGVMPPDAYRAAKGSADQKPGPVPFFAAGISSVLHPKNPHAPTLHFNYRYFETDAPKDAPGAPRQWWFGGGTDLTPAYIFEEDVKHFHSTQKRACDKFDPTFYPRFKKWCDDYFYIKHRGERRGLGGIFFDDLNDYDQEMLLSFATECANSVIPAYIPIIEKRKDTPFTDHQKAWQQLRRGRYVEFNLVYDRGTTFGLKTGGRIESILVSLPLTARWEYDHKPEEGSEEWKLLDACMNPKEWI, from the exons ATGGCGTCTTGTGCATGTGCAGCAACCATTGTCTCATCTCCATCCTACGCCATTCCTCTCTtcacttctccttcttcctcttcttcttctcccaccaccaccaaattCCTCACCAAACAGCGCTGGAAAACCCCTCTAATCGAAACCAAAACCATGAGGAGCAAAAAATCGGTGGTGAGAGCCACCGTTTCGATCGAGAAAGAGACACCGGAAGCGGAGCGACCGGAAACATTTCTGCGAGGTGGAGATGCTGCTACTGCTGCTGAGTCCCTTTCGGTGAGGGCGCGGTTTGAGAAGATGATAAGGGAAGCACAGGACAGTGTGTGCGATGCCATTGAGGCTGCTGACGGCGGAGGGAAGTTCAAGGAGGATGTGTGGTCGAGacccggtggtggtggtggtatcaGCAGGGTTCTTCAAGACGGTGTCGTTTGGGAGAAGGCTGGGGTGAATGTGTCTGTTGTTTATGGTGTCATGCCTCCTGATGCGTATCGTGCTGCTAAAGGTTCTGCTGATCAGAAGCCTGGTCCTGTTCCGTTTTTCGCAGCTGGAATCAGCTCA GTTTTACATCCGAAGAACCCGCACGCCCCGACCTTACATTTCAACTATCGCTATTTTGAAACCGATGCTCCTAAAG ATGCTCCTGGAGCACCTAGGCAATGGTGGTTTGGTGGGGGAACTGACTTGACGCCTGCTTACATCTTTGAGGAGGATGTTAAACACTTCCATTCA ACTCAAAAACGTGCTTGTGACAAGTTTGATCCTACCTTTTACCCCCGATTCAAGAAGTGGTGCGATGATTACTTTTATATCAAG CATCGAGGTGAAAGGAGAGGGCTTGGAGGAATATTTTTTGATGATTTGAATGACTATGATCAGGAGATGCTTCTTTCCTTTGCTACTG AATGTGCAAATTCTGTTATTCCTGCTTATATACCTATCATAGAGAAAAGGAAGGATACACCCTTCACAGATCATCAGAAAGCATGGCAGCAATTGCGAAGGGGAAGATACGTTGAATTCAATTTG GTGTATGATAGGGGTACAACATTTGGACTAAAAACTGGAGGGAGAATAGAGAGTATTCTTGTTTCTCTCCCACTGACTGCTCGATGGGAATATGATCAT AAACCAGAAGAAGGGAGTGAAGAATGGAAACTCTTGGATGCGTGCATGAACCCCAAGGAATGGATTTAA
- the LOC130742519 gene encoding uncharacterized protein LOC130742519 yields the protein MAFPFPQGWARPKVKLYEGDSDPQEHVNFFVGAMQYAGASDPLYCRCFPMSLGKGPMNWFQNLPSNSLHDWNGVASCFLAQYSSVRSIPKTAQTLALVKQKEKESLKAFLNRFNKEAGDITGLLPDTRLVLATAALAPGPFLTSLDGKPANTLEEFLARAEKFINMEDAATLRAASQTLAIKGPPKMKEHKDQPSTRESRRKGQDERKSKRKKYDSYTPLNSSLSRILRERASTDLRDRPPRS from the coding sequence ATGGCGTTTCCTTTCCCTCAGGGGTGGGCACGGCCCAAAGTGAAGCTCTACGAGGGAGATTCCGACCCGCAGGAGCACGTGAACTTCTTCGTGGGAGCGATGCAGTATGCTGGGGCTAGCGACCCTTTATACTGCCGATGCTTCCCCATGAGCCTTGGAAAAGGACCCATGAACTGGTTCCAGAACTTACCGAGCAACTCACTACACGACTGGAACGGGGTCGCATCCTGCTTTTTAGCCCAGTACTCCTCGGTACGCAGCATACCGAAGACCGCGCAAACTTTGGCTTTGGTTAAGCAGAAAGAGAAGGAGTCCCTGAAAGCATTTCTCAATCGGTTCAACAAGGAGGCCGGGGATATCACCGGCCTCCTCCCCGACACCAGGTTGGTCCTGGCCACCGCAGCTCTTGCACCAGGACCGTTCCTGACCTCGCTGGACGGCAAGCCAGCCAACACTCTAGAGGAATTTCTAGCTCGAGCAGAGAAGTTCATAAACATGGAGGATGCCGCGACCCTGAGAGCCGCGAGTCAAACACTCGCGATCAAAGGACCGCCGAAGATGAAGGAGCATAAGGACCAGCCTTCGACCCGGGAGTCCCGACGGAAGGGTCAAGACGAACGGAAGTCGAAGCGGAAGAAGTATGATAGTTATACCCCGCTGAACTCCTCCCTCTCGCGTATCCTGAGGGAGAGAGCCTCCACCGACCTCAGAGACCGTCCCCCCCGCTCTTGA
- the LOC130748778 gene encoding uncharacterized protein LOC130748778 — protein sequence MEGRALSWYHWWARCNPEPTWDGFKLAVVRRFQPSMVQNPFELLLALKQTGTVVEFVEEFEKYVGALKAIDQEFARGIFMNGLKEEIQVEVKLYELKSLSDLIQKSIMIEEKNAVWNKKGTSSFNKQNNHLKTSSYTKTVTVDTKPWLEKKNETGQAATSLVSTQAGEVNKFRGGDFKRLTGVEMRGKREKGLCFRCDEPYHREHKCKNKQFRMIILEEDEEGDSDTEFHEVETFMSLQLSLCSMMGLTSTKSWKIQGEVHNEVVVVLIDCGASHSFISQDVVQKLDLVVAKTPSYIVEVGDGHRVKCKGKCSKLCLQLQGLEVEQDFYLFTLQGVDLVLGLDWLSSLGEVKANFGKLELTLSKDGKLITLVGDPSLTKTELSYGAFMQILKEEGEGLLIQYDTAEQKPAEISVVPAAVSEVLQHFSEVFEDPQGLPPHRRLDHTIHLKEGAEIPNLRPYKYPHY from the coding sequence ATGGAAGGTAGAGCGTTGAGCTGGTACCACTGGTGGGCTAGGTGCAATCCTGAACCAACTTGGGACGGGTTCAAGCTGGCAGTGGTTCGCAGGTTCCAGCCATCAATGGTGCAGAacccttttgagttgttgctggCGCTCAAGCAAACAGGGACAGTGGTGGAATTTGTGGAAGAGTTCGAGAAGTACGTTGGAGCTTTGAAGGCCATTGATCAAGAATTTGCAAGGGGAATTTTCATGAATGGCTTGAAGGAGGAGATACAAGTGGAGGTAAAACTTTATGAATTGAAGTCTCTTTCTGATTTAATTCAAAAGTCAATCATGATTGAAGAAAAGAATGCTGTATGGAATAAGAAAGGAACCAGTagcttcaataaacaaaataaTCACCTAAAAACCAGTTCTTACACTAAGACTGTAACTGTGGATACTAAGCCttggttagaaaagaaaaatgaaactgGCCAAGCTGCTACTTCTCTGGTTAGTACTCAAGCAGGGGAAGTGAATAAGTTCAGGGGGGGTGATTTCAAAAGGTTAACAGGGGTAGAGATGAGAGGAAAACGGGAGAAAGGACTTTGCTTCAGATGTGATGAGCCCTATCATAGGGAGCATAAATGCAAGAATAAGCAATTCCGAATGATTATtttggaggaagatgaagagggGGATAGCGACACTGAGTTTCATGAAGTAGAAACTTTCATGTCCTTACAATTGTCTCTTTGTTCAATGATGGGGCTGACTTCCACAAAATCTTGGAAGATACAAGGAGAAGTTCATAATGAGGTGGTTGTGGTCCTCATAGATTGTGGAGCTTCTCATAGCTTCATATCACAAGATGTGGTACAGAAGTTGGATTTAGTGGTAGCTAAGACACCATCTTACATTGTAGAAGTAGGTGATGGTCATAGGGTGAAATGTAAGGGAAAGTGTTCCAAATTGTGTTTGCAGCTGCAAGGGTTAGAGGTTGAGCAGGATTTCTATTTGTTCACCTTGCAAGGGGTGGATTTGGTGTTGGGTTTGGATTGGCTTTCTAGTTTGGGAGAGGTCAAGGCTAACTTTGGCAAGTTGGAGCTGACTTTATCTAAGGATGGCAAGCTGATTACGTTAGTGGGAGATCCTTCATTGACTAAGACAGAATTGTCTTATGGTGCCTTCATGCAAATTCTGAAAGAGGAAGGAGAAGGATTGCTAATTCAGTATGACACTGCTGAGCAGAAACCAGCTGAGATCTCAGTTGTTCCAGCAGCTGTTTCAGAGGTTTTGCAGCACTTCTCAGAGGTTTTCGAGGATCCTCAAGGTCTTCCACCTCATAGGAGGTTAGATCATACCATTCACTTGAAAGAGGGGGCTGAGATACCTAATCTCCGACCCTATAAGTATCCTCATTACTAA